In Mycobacterium sp. 050128, one genomic interval encodes:
- a CDS encoding TetR/AcrR family transcriptional regulator C-terminal domain-containing protein, producing MAVTGARPSRKVPHYGELDREAIVAAAMRVAQRGGIRSVTVRALAGELGLSTTAMYHHVDGKRELLNLIAEATLSAVTLPDRGSWQRRLKVFARSARTALLRVDGIADVLQTYPAEGAALQVDLLMQRVLADAGVPEGRREGTRVLLMVFVLGSVSFEQAIEGLPTQLRVDPARRFEQGLEVLIAGIESISR from the coding sequence ATGGCCGTAACCGGAGCGCGACCGTCGCGAAAGGTGCCCCATTACGGGGAGCTGGATCGTGAAGCAATCGTCGCTGCGGCCATGCGCGTGGCGCAGCGTGGCGGTATCCGCAGCGTGACCGTCCGAGCGCTGGCCGGCGAACTCGGGTTATCCACCACGGCGATGTACCACCACGTGGACGGTAAGCGCGAGCTGCTAAACCTGATTGCCGAAGCCACGCTGTCGGCGGTGACGCTGCCCGACCGTGGGTCCTGGCAACGACGCCTGAAGGTGTTCGCCCGTAGCGCCCGAACGGCCCTATTGCGCGTCGATGGCATCGCCGACGTGCTGCAGACCTATCCGGCCGAGGGTGCGGCGTTGCAAGTCGATTTGCTCATGCAACGCGTGCTTGCCGATGCCGGGGTGCCCGAGGGACGTCGTGAAGGCACCCGGGTGCTGCTGATGGTGTTCGTGCTGGGTTCGGTTTCGTTCGAGCAGGCGATCGAAGGCTTGCCGACCCAATTGAGGGTCGACCCCGCCCGGCGTTTCGAGCAGGGCCTCGAGGTGTTGATCGCGGGAATCGAATCGATTTCGCGGTAG
- a CDS encoding TetR/AcrR family transcriptional regulator, which produces MVNAPVLRYGALDRAHLTKHLLRLAKRVGVNRVTMRELAAEAGTAASSVYYHVRDKRELLDLLIESVLAQIQVPRQGDWEARLIALYTDAWKVLLEVPGIAALLQEYPHTAAATEMDRASRAILRESGLRADDFEAAHAALYIHLLGSVQLTHIRNPDAAADRPSERVFGYGLRLILNGLRNEIGENAS; this is translated from the coding sequence GTGGTGAATGCGCCGGTGCTGCGCTATGGGGCGCTGGATCGGGCGCACCTGACGAAGCACCTGCTGCGACTGGCCAAGCGCGTCGGCGTCAACCGGGTCACGATGCGCGAACTCGCGGCCGAGGCGGGCACGGCGGCCTCATCGGTCTATTACCACGTCCGCGACAAGCGCGAGCTGCTCGATCTGCTGATCGAATCGGTGCTCGCTCAGATCCAGGTGCCGCGGCAGGGCGACTGGGAGGCGCGTTTGATCGCGCTCTACACCGACGCGTGGAAGGTGTTGCTCGAGGTGCCGGGGATCGCGGCGTTGCTCCAGGAGTATCCGCACACCGCCGCGGCCACCGAGATGGATCGTGCCTCACGCGCCATCTTGCGTGAATCCGGTTTGCGGGCAGACGATTTCGAAGCGGCGCACGCCGCGTTGTATATCCATCTGCTGGGTTCGGTACAGCTCACCCACATCCGAAACCCCGACGCCGCGGCTGACCGGCCGAGCGAGCGGGTGTTCGGGTACGGGTTGCGGCTGATCCTCAACGGTCTGCGCAACGAGATAGGGGAGAACGCATCATGA